Proteins encoded by one window of Aphis gossypii isolate Hap1 chromosome X, ASM2018417v2, whole genome shotgun sequence:
- the LOC114127658 gene encoding uncharacterized protein LOC114127658 isoform X1, with the protein MFKCGLCSYRSDFKRNLRRHTDMHLGIRYSCALCSTTFTFLSSVLRHIKNIHRIVANHSHYKRHGPDTIQGNDAKRRPYNRKFVAQDNVLHETVRHPCDLCPLSYSNRGNLSRHIKKKHGIDEYRKHSKMQGVAQDVPNIKSELYVIDISSDDETCMKPLNELENQTKDDIMQDACTTSLTAVKVEKTPIDNSVGIKTTSFNLHSCNPLGMVHQNEYLHKGVLNYSNENQSFSTPKKRCILRKLYEEYGKTGESLDKRLAWASHAGSLSLKLNLELRVIGMLMLDYHTDNGTPVDEDLIQMLLQDSHFCVENVHCYSSQYYIFTQLVYGLKKIYETGSEHLQNHRKSNWMKNTITVLKYLEFTDDTADFMIERMEKFI; encoded by the exons atgtttaaatgcgGGTTGTGCTCGTACAGGAGTGACTTCAAACGCAATTTAAGAAGACACACAGATATGCACTTAGGCATACGCTATTCGTGCGCTTTGTGTTCTACGACGTTTACTTTCCTGTCTAGTGTGTTAcgacatataaaaaatattcatc GCATTGTTGCAAATCACAGTCATTACAAGAGGCATGGCCCTGATACAATACAAG gCAATGATGCAAAGCGCAGACCTTATAATCGCAAATTTGTTGCTCAAGACAATGTTCTCCATGAAACAGTCCGTCATCCATGCGACTTGTGTCCTTTATCATACAGTAATCGGGGTAATTTGTCAcggcatataaaaaaaaaacatg gCATTGATGAATATCGGAAACATTCCAAGATGCAAGGCGTTGCTCAAGATGTTCCTAACATCAAATCTGAATTGTATGTCATTGATATTTCTTCGGATGATGAAACTTGTATGAAGCCTTTGAATGAATTAGAAAACCAAACCAAGGATGATATAATGCAAG ATGCGTGTACTACTAGTTTGACTGCagttaaagttgaaaaaactCCTATTGATAACAGTGTTGGTATTAAAACCACAAGCTTTAATTTACATTCATGCAATCCATTGGGTATGGTACatcaaaatgaatatttacacaaaGG tgtgttaaattatagtaacgaAAATCAGTCTTTTTCTACTCCTAAAAAAAGATGTATTCTGAGAAAACTTTATGAAGAATATGGAAAGACTGGAGAATCTCTAGATAAAAGGCTGGCCTGGGCATCACACGCAGGTTCACTTTCTCTAAAGCTTAATTTAGAATTGAGAGTAATAGGAATGTTAATGTTGGACTATCACACTGATAATGGAACTCCTGTAGATGAGGATCTA ATACAGATGTTGCTCCAAGACTCACATTTTTGTGTGGAAAATGTCCATTGTTATTCTTCACAATACTACATATTCACGCAGTTAGTATATGGACTcaagaaaatatatgaaacCGGTTCTGAACATCTTCAAAATCACCGAAAATCAAACTGGATGAAAAATACAATCAccgtacttaaatatttagaattcaCTGATGATACAGCTGATTTTATGATAGAAAGAatggaaaaatttatttaa
- the LOC114127658 gene encoding uncharacterized protein LOC114127658 isoform X2, whose amino-acid sequence MFKCGLCSYRSDFKRNLRRHTDMHLGIRYSCALCSTTFTFLSSVLRHIKNIHRIVANHSHYKRHGPDTIQGNDAKRRPYNRKFVAQDNVLHETVRHPCDLCPLSYSNRGNLSRHIKKKHGIDEYRKHSKMQGVAQDVPNIKSELYVIDISSDDETCMKPLNELENQTKDDIMQDACTTSLTAVKVEKTPIDNSVGIKTTSFNLHSCNPLGMVHQNEYLHKGNENQSFSTPKKRCILRKLYEEYGKTGESLDKRLAWASHAGSLSLKLNLELRVIGMLMLDYHTDNGTPVDEDLIQMLLQDSHFCVENVHCYSSQYYIFTQLVYGLKKIYETGSEHLQNHRKSNWMKNTITVLKYLEFTDDTADFMIERMEKFI is encoded by the exons atgtttaaatgcgGGTTGTGCTCGTACAGGAGTGACTTCAAACGCAATTTAAGAAGACACACAGATATGCACTTAGGCATACGCTATTCGTGCGCTTTGTGTTCTACGACGTTTACTTTCCTGTCTAGTGTGTTAcgacatataaaaaatattcatc GCATTGTTGCAAATCACAGTCATTACAAGAGGCATGGCCCTGATACAATACAAG gCAATGATGCAAAGCGCAGACCTTATAATCGCAAATTTGTTGCTCAAGACAATGTTCTCCATGAAACAGTCCGTCATCCATGCGACTTGTGTCCTTTATCATACAGTAATCGGGGTAATTTGTCAcggcatataaaaaaaaaacatg gCATTGATGAATATCGGAAACATTCCAAGATGCAAGGCGTTGCTCAAGATGTTCCTAACATCAAATCTGAATTGTATGTCATTGATATTTCTTCGGATGATGAAACTTGTATGAAGCCTTTGAATGAATTAGAAAACCAAACCAAGGATGATATAATGCAAG ATGCGTGTACTACTAGTTTGACTGCagttaaagttgaaaaaactCCTATTGATAACAGTGTTGGTATTAAAACCACAAGCTTTAATTTACATTCATGCAATCCATTGGGTATGGTACatcaaaatgaatatttacacaaaGG taacgaAAATCAGTCTTTTTCTACTCCTAAAAAAAGATGTATTCTGAGAAAACTTTATGAAGAATATGGAAAGACTGGAGAATCTCTAGATAAAAGGCTGGCCTGGGCATCACACGCAGGTTCACTTTCTCTAAAGCTTAATTTAGAATTGAGAGTAATAGGAATGTTAATGTTGGACTATCACACTGATAATGGAACTCCTGTAGATGAGGATCTA ATACAGATGTTGCTCCAAGACTCACATTTTTGTGTGGAAAATGTCCATTGTTATTCTTCACAATACTACATATTCACGCAGTTAGTATATGGACTcaagaaaatatatgaaacCGGTTCTGAACATCTTCAAAATCACCGAAAATCAAACTGGATGAAAAATACAATCAccgtacttaaatatttagaattcaCTGATGATACAGCTGATTTTATGATAGAAAGAatggaaaaatttatttaa
- the LOC114127658 gene encoding uncharacterized protein LOC114127658 isoform X3: MFKCGLCSYRSDFKRNLRRHTDMHLGIRYSCALCSTTFTFLSSVLRHIKNIHRIVANHSHYKRHGPDTIQGNDAKRRPYNRKFVAQDNVLHETVRHPCDLCPLSYSNRGIDEYRKHSKMQGVAQDVPNIKSELYVIDISSDDETCMKPLNELENQTKDDIMQDACTTSLTAVKVEKTPIDNSVGIKTTSFNLHSCNPLGMVHQNEYLHKGVLNYSNENQSFSTPKKRCILRKLYEEYGKTGESLDKRLAWASHAGSLSLKLNLELRVIGMLMLDYHTDNGTPVDEDLIQMLLQDSHFCVENVHCYSSQYYIFTQLVYGLKKIYETGSEHLQNHRKSNWMKNTITVLKYLEFTDDTADFMIERMEKFI, translated from the exons atgtttaaatgcgGGTTGTGCTCGTACAGGAGTGACTTCAAACGCAATTTAAGAAGACACACAGATATGCACTTAGGCATACGCTATTCGTGCGCTTTGTGTTCTACGACGTTTACTTTCCTGTCTAGTGTGTTAcgacatataaaaaatattcatc GCATTGTTGCAAATCACAGTCATTACAAGAGGCATGGCCCTGATACAATACAAG gCAATGATGCAAAGCGCAGACCTTATAATCGCAAATTTGTTGCTCAAGACAATGTTCTCCATGAAACAGTCCGTCATCCATGCGACTTGTGTCCTTTATCATACAGTAATCGGG gCATTGATGAATATCGGAAACATTCCAAGATGCAAGGCGTTGCTCAAGATGTTCCTAACATCAAATCTGAATTGTATGTCATTGATATTTCTTCGGATGATGAAACTTGTATGAAGCCTTTGAATGAATTAGAAAACCAAACCAAGGATGATATAATGCAAG ATGCGTGTACTACTAGTTTGACTGCagttaaagttgaaaaaactCCTATTGATAACAGTGTTGGTATTAAAACCACAAGCTTTAATTTACATTCATGCAATCCATTGGGTATGGTACatcaaaatgaatatttacacaaaGG tgtgttaaattatagtaacgaAAATCAGTCTTTTTCTACTCCTAAAAAAAGATGTATTCTGAGAAAACTTTATGAAGAATATGGAAAGACTGGAGAATCTCTAGATAAAAGGCTGGCCTGGGCATCACACGCAGGTTCACTTTCTCTAAAGCTTAATTTAGAATTGAGAGTAATAGGAATGTTAATGTTGGACTATCACACTGATAATGGAACTCCTGTAGATGAGGATCTA ATACAGATGTTGCTCCAAGACTCACATTTTTGTGTGGAAAATGTCCATTGTTATTCTTCACAATACTACATATTCACGCAGTTAGTATATGGACTcaagaaaatatatgaaacCGGTTCTGAACATCTTCAAAATCACCGAAAATCAAACTGGATGAAAAATACAATCAccgtacttaaatatttagaattcaCTGATGATACAGCTGATTTTATGATAGAAAGAatggaaaaatttatttaa